One Pseudochaenichthys georgianus chromosome 4, fPseGeo1.2, whole genome shotgun sequence DNA window includes the following coding sequences:
- the lpar3 gene encoding lysophosphatidic acid receptor 3 → MAQQNQTCHYNESMSFFYNNSGASDTWDKTQLILVRVVGSIFCCFILVSNSMVVAAVITNKRFHYPFYYLLSNLAASDFLAGIAYVYLMFNTGESSRTLTVKEYFIRQGLLDVSLSASLSNLLVIALERYISVMNWKVHSNLTKRRVTLLIVLVWAISIFMGAVPSLGWNCICNINDCSSLAPIFSRSYLIFWSVSNLVVFLVMVVIYTRIYTYVKRKTAMLTPHTSGSINRKRTPIKLIKTVMVVLGAFVICWTPGLVVLLLDGLNCTGCNVTKTKRWLLLLAVLNSVMNPCIYSYKDEEMWTTFKNLMRCIGNGTRRQRSTKANARALSSGQDTGNSQPPSEETKTDDQGILKT, encoded by the exons ATGGCCCAGCAGAATCAAACCTGTCATTATAATGAGTCTATGAGCTTCTTCTATAACAACAGTGGTGCCTCAGACACTTGGGACAAAACGCAGCTCATCCTGGTGAGAGTGGTGGGCTCTATCTTCTGCTGCTTCATCCTGGTCTCCAACTCCATGGTCGTAGCTGCTGTCATCACCAATAAGAGGTTTCACTACCCTTTCTACTATCTTCTGTCCAACCTCGCCGCCTCAGACTTCCTGGCAGGCATAGCGTACGTGTACCTGATGTTTAACACAGGGGAGTCGTCAAGGACACTCACAGTTAAGGAATACTTCATCCGCCAAGGTCTTCTGGACGTCAGTCTCTCCGCATCGCTGTCTAACCTGCTGGTGATAGCTCTGGAGCGCTACATCTCCGTCATGAACTGGAAAGTCCACAGCAACCTGACAAAGAGGAGGGTGACCCTGCTTATCGTACTGGTGTGGGCCATTTCCATCTTTATGGGCGCTGTGCCGAGTCTAGGCTGGAACTGCATCTGCAACATCAACGActgctccagtctggctcccATCTTCAGCAGGAGCTACCTGATCTTCTGGTCTGTGTCTAACCTGGTGGTGTTCCTGGTGATGGTGGTCATCTACACCAGGATTTACACCTACGTCAAGAGGAAGACGGCAATGCTCACGCCGCACACCAGCGGCTCCATCAACCGCAAGAGGACTCCCATCAAGCTCATCAAGACGGTCATGGTTGTGCTGG GGGCCTTTGTGATCTGCTGGACTCCCGGCCTGGTGGTTCTGCTGCTGGACGGACTCAACTGCACGGGTTGTAACGTCACAAAAACAAAAcgctggctgctattgctggcTGTACTCAACTCTGTCATGAACCCTTGCATCTACTCCTACAAGGACGAGGAAATGTGGACAACCTTCAAGAACCTCATGCGCTGCATTGGCAACGGCACGCGGCGGCAGCGGTCGACGAAGGCCAACGCCAGGGCTCTCAGCTCGGGTCAGGACACGGGCAACAGTCAGCCTCCATCGGAGGAGACAAAAACTGACGATCAGGGCATTCTCAAGACCTGA